In Hymenobacter gelipurpurascens, one DNA window encodes the following:
- a CDS encoding peroxiredoxin: protein MYLFPALHPMLQIGDFAPDFTLKTTTGDTFRLSEQRGQRSIVLYFYPKDDTPGCTAQACSFRDQYEDFRELGAEVVGVSSDSETSHQQFTQRHRLPFPLLADTGARVRKHYQVPRALLGLLPGRVTFVIDQEGRIQYIFDSLDRATDHVAEAKQVLMQLRAASEA from the coding sequence TTGTACCTGTTTCCTGCGTTACACCCCATGCTCCAGATTGGCGACTTTGCTCCTGATTTCACCCTGAAAACTACCACGGGCGATACATTCCGGCTGAGCGAACAGCGGGGGCAGCGGAGCATTGTGCTGTATTTCTATCCCAAAGACGATACGCCAGGCTGCACCGCCCAGGCCTGCTCGTTCCGCGACCAGTACGAAGACTTCCGGGAGCTGGGCGCCGAGGTGGTAGGGGTAAGTTCCGATAGCGAAACTTCCCACCAGCAATTCACGCAGAGGCACCGCTTGCCGTTCCCGCTGCTAGCCGACACCGGCGCGCGGGTGCGCAAGCACTACCAGGTGCCGCGCGCGCTGCTAGGCCTGTTGCCGGGCCGCGTTACGTTTGTTATTGATCAGGAAGGACGCATTCAATACATTTTCGACTCCTTGGACCGTGCCACCGACCACGTAGCCGAAGCCAAGCAGGTACTGATGCAGCTTCGTGCCGCCTCAGAGGCCTAG
- a CDS encoding glycosyltransferase family 2 protein: MTSTLPLIDVIIPAFNEEQSIAKVLAEIPKELVREVLVVDNNSSDRTGAVAAAAGATVLREPRPGYGYACLAGMARCFGRPTAEQPDIIVFLDGDYSDFPADMTALVAPILRGEADMVIGSRALGEREAGSMLPQQIFGNWLATTLLRWFYGARFTDLGPFRAIRREALEQIGMQDTTYGWTVEMQLKAARLKLRHVEVPVRYRRRIGTSKVSGTVQGTLGAGYKILWTIFRYL; the protein is encoded by the coding sequence ATGACTTCTACCCTGCCCCTGATCGACGTTATCATTCCCGCTTTCAACGAAGAGCAGTCCATTGCCAAAGTGCTGGCTGAGATTCCGAAGGAGCTGGTCCGGGAGGTGCTGGTGGTTGATAACAACTCCTCTGACCGCACGGGTGCCGTAGCCGCTGCTGCTGGTGCTACCGTGTTGCGGGAGCCGCGGCCGGGCTACGGCTACGCCTGCCTGGCCGGCATGGCACGCTGCTTTGGTCGGCCCACGGCAGAGCAACCCGACATCATCGTGTTTCTGGATGGCGACTACTCCGATTTCCCGGCCGATATGACCGCGCTGGTAGCGCCTATTCTGCGGGGCGAGGCCGACATGGTGATTGGGTCCCGCGCTTTGGGCGAGCGGGAAGCAGGCTCGATGCTGCCCCAACAGATTTTCGGAAACTGGCTGGCCACTACCCTCCTGCGCTGGTTCTATGGCGCCCGATTCACGGACCTGGGGCCTTTTCGGGCCATCCGGAGAGAGGCGCTGGAACAGATAGGCATGCAGGATACCACCTATGGCTGGACGGTAGAAATGCAGCTGAAAGCCGCCCGCCTCAAGCTGCGCCATGTGGAGGTGCCGGTGCGGTACCGCCGCCGCATCGGGACCTCCAAAGTATCGGGCACCGTGCAAGGCACCCTGGGCGCCGGCTACAAAATCTTATGGACGATTTTCCGGTATTTGTAA
- a CDS encoding cellulose synthase family protein translates to MPTTFVLLLVASPLMLGLELLLVALYGLCLVFILSFSLTQFQLTRLARRAYGQPPAPLPPAPAEWPLVTVQLPIYNELYVVERVIDACARLQYPLNKLHLQILDDSTDETVALAAARVAYHRGRGLRIDHVRRPTREGFKAGALRHGLELTDGEFIAIFDADFVPEPDFLERTIPHFREPQTGVVQTRWGHLNEEYSLLTELQAFGLNAHFYVEQVGRTAGGYFINFNGTGGVWRRTCIEDAGGWQSDTLTEDLDLSYRAQMRGWRFKYLPRVVAPAELPAAMDALKSQQFRWTKGAAETARKHLGQMLRSSESVGIKIHATFHLLNSSVFGAILLMAVLSVPLVYVRADLPALQPAFQMASVFLLAFVPLTYYYYTSWQLAAQDRKPTGPAFLPRLLLFLSVMMGLSLHNARAVALGLWGKQSAFIRTPKLGLVRRQGTWQGRRYRTGGLDGLTLLEGLLALYFFSGLVAGVYFHDFGLFPFHLMLTVGYSLVFYYSLRHNSRQ, encoded by the coding sequence GTGCCCACTACTTTCGTCTTGCTGCTTGTTGCTTCTCCTTTGATGCTCGGTCTGGAACTGCTGCTGGTAGCGCTTTACGGCCTGTGTCTGGTGTTCATTCTGAGCTTCAGCCTCACGCAGTTTCAGCTTACCCGCTTGGCACGCCGGGCCTACGGGCAGCCCCCCGCGCCCCTGCCGCCAGCCCCTGCCGAGTGGCCCCTCGTGACGGTGCAATTACCCATCTACAATGAACTATATGTAGTTGAACGTGTGATTGATGCCTGTGCCCGCCTACAGTATCCCCTCAACAAGCTTCACCTACAGATTCTCGACGACTCTACCGACGAAACGGTAGCCTTGGCGGCCGCGCGAGTGGCCTACCACCGGGGCCGGGGCCTGCGCATCGACCACGTGCGGCGCCCCACTCGCGAAGGGTTCAAGGCCGGCGCCCTGCGCCACGGTCTGGAGCTAACGGATGGAGAGTTCATTGCAATTTTCGATGCCGACTTCGTGCCGGAACCCGACTTTCTGGAGCGCACCATTCCGCATTTCCGGGAGCCCCAAACAGGCGTAGTGCAGACCCGCTGGGGTCACCTCAACGAGGAGTATTCGCTGCTCACGGAACTACAGGCGTTCGGTCTGAATGCCCACTTCTATGTAGAGCAGGTGGGCCGCACGGCGGGTGGCTACTTCATCAACTTTAATGGCACGGGCGGCGTGTGGCGGCGCACCTGCATTGAGGATGCAGGCGGCTGGCAATCCGATACGCTTACCGAAGACCTGGACCTGAGCTACCGGGCCCAGATGCGGGGCTGGCGCTTCAAGTATCTGCCGCGCGTGGTGGCTCCGGCCGAGCTGCCTGCCGCTATGGATGCTCTTAAGTCGCAGCAATTCCGCTGGACCAAGGGCGCCGCCGAAACGGCCCGCAAGCACCTGGGCCAGATGCTGCGCTCCTCTGAGTCGGTGGGCATCAAGATTCACGCTACGTTTCACTTGCTCAACAGCTCCGTTTTTGGGGCTATTCTGCTGATGGCCGTGCTGAGTGTGCCGCTGGTATATGTGCGCGCCGATCTGCCGGCACTGCAGCCCGCTTTCCAGATGGCCTCGGTGTTTCTGCTGGCCTTCGTGCCCCTCACTTACTATTACTACACCTCCTGGCAACTGGCCGCCCAAGACCGAAAGCCTACCGGCCCGGCGTTTCTGCCGCGCTTACTGCTGTTTTTGTCCGTGATGATGGGGCTGTCGTTGCACAACGCCCGCGCGGTGGCGCTAGGCCTGTGGGGTAAGCAGTCGGCCTTTATTCGCACACCCAAGCTCGGGCTGGTGCGGCGCCAAGGCACCTGGCAGGGCCGGCGGTACCGTACGGGCGGGCTGGATGGCCTCACGCTGCTGGAAGGCCTACTGGCCCTGTATTTCTTCTCGGGCTTGGTGGCGGGCGTGTATTTCCACGATTTTGGCCTGTTTCCGTTTCACCTCATGCTGACGGTGGGCTACAGCTTGGTGTTCTATTACTCCCTGCGTCACAATTCCCGGCAGTAG
- a CDS encoding glycosyltransferase 87 family protein, which yields MIRPATGLRPVHWLLLLLSSGAYMVLAYGVPRQEFGLLLGLLGVAFLAYAGLWRTRLPLRAGLGAALVLRLLWLPALPALSDDYHRFRWDGLLVAAGINPYQYRPDAFELPGSPPQTSTKTGLPDSSAPLQRHPYHLLSVQILEQLAAEYPHLNSPHYYSVYPPVCQAVFGATATLFPTNARAAVLLMRLILLAAEIATAWLLVRLLQAFGQEPRAALLYLLNPLVVVELIGNLHFEALVICLLLLMLWCLRRGLVATAGMALGLAVATKFLPLLVLPLLLQRLEWRRFLLLAGTLGATLAVVFMPFISQELFVNIGQSLNLYFRSFEFNASIYYLLRALGQWWTGYNEIAFIGPSLALTTAVGGLLMAAFERHLTWPTLPRWLLLLLTLYFLLATTVHPWYLTPLVALSVFTPYRYALVWSGMGVLSYAAYQTSAYTENLWLLGLEYGVVISFLLWELLQHKATSGAELQQP from the coding sequence ATGATACGCCCCGCTACTGGCCTACGCCCCGTTCATTGGTTGCTGCTGCTGTTGAGCTCGGGGGCCTATATGGTGCTGGCTTACGGAGTGCCACGCCAGGAGTTTGGGCTATTGCTAGGCCTGTTAGGAGTGGCCTTTCTGGCCTACGCGGGGCTGTGGCGCACGCGCCTGCCGTTGCGCGCCGGCCTGGGCGCCGCGCTGGTGCTGCGGCTGCTCTGGCTGCCCGCCCTGCCGGCCCTCTCCGACGATTACCACCGCTTCCGGTGGGATGGCCTGCTGGTGGCGGCTGGCATCAACCCATACCAATACCGGCCCGATGCCTTCGAGCTGCCAGGTAGCCCACCTCAAACCAGCACCAAGACTGGCCTACCAGATTCTTCCGCGCCACTGCAGCGCCATCCCTATCACCTGTTGTCTGTCCAGATACTGGAGCAGCTGGCCGCAGAATACCCACATCTGAACTCGCCCCATTACTACTCCGTCTATCCGCCGGTGTGCCAGGCAGTATTTGGAGCTACGGCCACGCTATTCCCCACTAATGCGCGAGCGGCGGTGCTCCTGATGAGGCTGATTCTGCTGGCCGCCGAAATAGCCACGGCCTGGCTGCTGGTGCGCTTGCTGCAGGCGTTTGGGCAAGAGCCGCGGGCTGCCCTGCTCTATTTACTGAACCCGTTGGTAGTGGTCGAGCTAATCGGTAACCTCCATTTCGAGGCCCTCGTGATTTGCCTACTTCTTCTGATGCTGTGGTGCCTCCGCCGCGGGCTGGTAGCCACGGCGGGCATGGCGCTGGGCCTGGCCGTGGCCACCAAATTCCTGCCCTTGCTGGTGCTCCCGCTGCTGCTTCAGCGGCTAGAGTGGCGGCGTTTTCTGCTGCTGGCAGGCACGCTGGGCGCTACACTGGCCGTGGTCTTTATGCCTTTCATCTCGCAGGAACTGTTCGTCAATATTGGTCAGAGCCTGAACCTATATTTCCGCAGCTTCGAGTTCAATGCCAGCATATATTATCTACTGCGGGCTCTAGGCCAGTGGTGGACCGGCTACAACGAAATTGCCTTCATTGGCCCCTCCCTAGCGCTAACTACAGCCGTGGGAGGCTTGCTAATGGCGGCCTTCGAAAGACACCTCACCTGGCCTACGCTGCCCCGCTGGCTGCTGCTGCTGCTCACGCTATACTTTCTGCTGGCTACCACGGTGCATCCCTGGTACCTCACGCCACTGGTAGCCCTAAGCGTGTTTACGCCCTACCGCTATGCGCTGGTGTGGTCGGGCATGGGCGTACTCTCCTATGCGGCCTACCAGACCTCAGCCTACACCGAAAACCTGTGGCTGTTAGGCCTGGAATACGGTGTTGTTATTAGCTTCCTGTTATGGGAGCTGCTGCAGCATAAGGCTACATCCGGGGCTGAGTTGCAGCAGCCGTAG
- a CDS encoding TIGR04282 family arsenosugar biosynthesis glycosyltransferase — protein sequence MDYTAQKEDLLVFARYPELGKVKTRLAAGIGPEQALQVYRELLAHTQAVAAPLAVRKWLWLAEAGPAADRSDTWAGYQPLPQPAGDLGHRMQTAFAHSFAKGAAAAVIIGTDCPGLTTAHLEQAYTALHTHDVVLGPATDGGYYLLGMKVVWPTLFENKPWSTSAVLSETLAAAKLVGLQVHLLPELRDVDTAEDLWAWQESEKQSS from the coding sequence TTGGATTATACTGCCCAAAAAGAAGATTTATTGGTTTTTGCACGGTATCCCGAGCTGGGCAAAGTAAAGACCCGCTTGGCAGCCGGTATAGGCCCGGAGCAGGCGTTGCAAGTCTACCGCGAGCTGCTGGCCCATACCCAAGCAGTTGCAGCCCCTTTGGCGGTTCGCAAATGGCTATGGCTGGCCGAAGCCGGCCCCGCCGCCGACCGATCTGATACGTGGGCTGGCTACCAGCCCCTGCCGCAGCCAGCCGGCGACCTGGGCCACCGCATGCAAACGGCTTTTGCGCATTCTTTTGCCAAAGGCGCCGCGGCCGCAGTCATCATCGGTACCGACTGCCCGGGCCTGACTACCGCACATCTGGAACAGGCCTACACCGCCCTGCACACCCATGATGTAGTGCTGGGCCCTGCTACCGATGGCGGCTATTATCTGTTGGGAATGAAAGTGGTATGGCCTACGCTGTTTGAGAATAAGCCCTGGAGTACCAGCGCAGTGCTGAGCGAAACACTAGCGGCAGCCAAGCTCGTGGGACTGCAGGTGCACCTGCTCCCGGAGCTGCGCGATGTAGACACCGCCGAGGACCTGTGGGCCTGGCAGGAATCAGAAAAACAGTCGAGCTAA
- a CDS encoding rhodanese-like domain-containing protein, giving the protein MKFLHAGPKALAENGFLQSAFAQAPAAGAHALGATQRPTVRRRMLGLLLLGLLATSSACSQTTSTNAADHSMTAYDRMLGLLYKQTVPLIQPAELAEQLRKNPQGVVLLDTRNPDEFKVSHLQGARFVPYDALETANLQALPHNLPVVVYCTVGARSEKVGERLKALGYKDVRNLYGGIFQWVNEGHAVYNQAGPTAQVHPYSALWRPWLRRGEAAYK; this is encoded by the coding sequence ATGAAGTTTCTCCACGCAGGGCCTAAGGCATTGGCTGAGAATGGCTTTCTGCAGTCTGCTTTTGCCCAGGCACCCGCTGCAGGAGCGCATGCGCTGGGTGCTACGCAACGCCCTACTGTCCGGCGCCGGATGCTAGGCCTGTTGCTGCTGGGGTTGCTAGCAACCAGCAGCGCCTGCAGCCAGACGACTTCCACCAACGCAGCCGACCATTCCATGACGGCCTACGACCGTATGCTAGGCCTGCTCTACAAACAGACTGTGCCCCTCATTCAGCCCGCCGAGCTGGCCGAACAGCTGCGCAAAAACCCCCAAGGCGTGGTGCTCCTGGATACGCGCAACCCCGATGAATTCAAGGTAAGTCATTTGCAGGGTGCGCGTTTTGTGCCCTACGATGCCCTGGAAACAGCCAATTTGCAGGCGCTGCCCCACAACCTGCCGGTGGTGGTGTATTGCACAGTGGGGGCGCGGAGCGAGAAGGTGGGAGAGCGGCTCAAGGCCCTGGGCTACAAAGATGTGCGCAACCTGTACGGCGGCATTTTCCAGTGGGTGAATGAGGGACACGCGGTGTACAACCAGGCAGGCCCTACGGCTCAGGTGCATCCGTACTCCGCGCTGTGGCGGCCCTGGCTCCGGCGCGGCGAAGCCGCCTATAAGTAG
- a CDS encoding arsenosugar biosynthesis-associated peroxidase-like protein: protein MEKSTYYNPADLAKFGNITEWQPEMGNKFFAYYAEVFKEGALTEREKALIALAVAHAVQCPYCIDAYTTDSLQKGADEAQMMEAVHVAAAIKGGAALVHGVQMMNKAKELSM from the coding sequence ATGGAAAAAAGCACGTATTACAACCCCGCCGACCTGGCTAAATTTGGCAACATCACGGAATGGCAGCCAGAGATGGGCAACAAGTTCTTTGCCTATTACGCCGAGGTATTCAAGGAAGGCGCCCTTACGGAGCGCGAAAAAGCCCTCATTGCGCTTGCCGTTGCACACGCCGTGCAGTGCCCATACTGCATTGATGCCTACACCACTGATTCCCTACAGAAAGGGGCCGATGAAGCCCAGATGATGGAAGCCGTACACGTAGCAGCGGCCATCAAAGGCGGTGCCGCATTGGTCCATGGAGTGCAGATGATGAACAAGGCCAAGGAGCTTTCCATGTAA
- a CDS encoding heme NO-binding domain-containing protein: MHGTIFTLLKRYVQTQYDHSTWVRLLEAANLSAVDFDHKSVYPDEHMYALVGQAAEMTGVSADELHEKFGEYLVPDLMYMYGRLVQPEWKTLDMIEHTELTMHAQVRSEHAENAPPVLDVTRISPHELYIDYVSKRRMGALAVGIVRGLATYFDEADQISVEPTTSENGERVRIRVLQQPA; the protein is encoded by the coding sequence GTGCACGGAACCATCTTCACTCTTCTAAAGCGCTACGTGCAAACCCAGTACGACCATAGTACCTGGGTCCGACTGCTGGAAGCCGCCAACCTGTCGGCCGTTGATTTCGACCACAAAAGTGTGTATCCCGATGAGCACATGTATGCGCTGGTAGGCCAGGCCGCCGAGATGACCGGCGTGTCGGCTGATGAGCTGCATGAGAAATTCGGCGAATATCTGGTGCCTGACCTCATGTACATGTATGGCCGCCTGGTGCAGCCGGAGTGGAAAACCCTGGACATGATTGAGCACACCGAGCTGACGATGCACGCGCAGGTTCGCAGTGAGCACGCCGAAAATGCCCCGCCGGTGCTGGATGTCACGCGCATTTCCCCCCATGAGCTGTACATCGATTACGTCTCGAAACGCCGCATGGGCGCCCTGGCCGTAGGCATTGTGCGCGGCCTGGCCACTTACTTTGATGAGGCCGACCAGATAAGCGTGGAACCGACCACCAGCGAAAACGGCGAACGAGTCCGGATTCGGGTGCTGCAACAGCCAGCGTAA
- a CDS encoding anti-sigma factor: MDIQEYIESGILEEYALGVLNESERSEVERLAAQHQEIRRELDDIVRGLDVYAAAHAITPPEGMRERVLSGWQNAIRETSAPAAPVQPAATPRMQAVATEPAVPVVADPAEAVVRQMPQAESGSGRTRLLIAASVALLVLSAIGNFLLYNKLQQTEANLEIAQTEQSRYAATQNAALNERDQQLSVLRNAAFRAVELKGTPKAPDALARVYYNPKTKDVYVDVRNLPAPPEGKQYQLWALDNGKPVDAGMLATATASGDSIQQMKDIASAQAFAMTVEPAGGSENPTMATMTVIGNM; the protein is encoded by the coding sequence GTGGACATTCAGGAATACATCGAATCCGGAATTCTCGAGGAGTACGCCCTGGGCGTGCTGAACGAGTCGGAGCGCTCCGAGGTGGAGCGCTTGGCAGCCCAGCACCAGGAAATACGCCGGGAGCTGGACGACATTGTGCGCGGTCTGGATGTGTATGCCGCAGCTCACGCCATCACGCCCCCAGAAGGGATGCGTGAGCGGGTACTGAGCGGCTGGCAGAACGCCATCCGGGAAACCTCTGCTCCGGCGGCGCCTGTGCAACCAGCGGCCACCCCCCGTATGCAGGCGGTGGCCACTGAGCCAGCAGTCCCGGTGGTAGCAGACCCTGCCGAAGCCGTTGTGCGACAAATGCCCCAGGCAGAATCTGGCAGTGGCCGTACCCGGCTGCTGATTGCGGCATCCGTAGCGTTGTTGGTACTAAGTGCTATCGGCAACTTTCTGCTGTACAATAAGCTACAGCAAACTGAAGCCAACCTGGAAATTGCTCAAACTGAGCAGTCCCGGTATGCAGCTACCCAGAACGCGGCCCTCAACGAGCGTGACCAGCAGCTTTCAGTGCTCCGCAATGCGGCCTTCCGGGCAGTAGAGCTCAAAGGCACACCCAAAGCACCTGATGCCCTGGCCCGCGTGTACTACAACCCCAAAACGAAGGACGTGTACGTGGATGTACGGAATCTGCCGGCTCCGCCCGAAGGCAAGCAGTATCAGCTGTGGGCCCTCGACAATGGCAAACCCGTAGATGCCGGCATGCTGGCTACGGCTACCGCTTCCGGCGACAGCATCCAGCAGATGAAGGACATTGCCAGCGCCCAGGCCTTTGCCATGACGGTAGAGCCCGCAGGTGGCAGCGAGAATCCTACGATGGCTACAATGACGGTAATCGGCAACATGTAA